In Myxococcota bacterium, a single window of DNA contains:
- a CDS encoding zinc-binding dehydrogenase, with protein MRAWRTHSWGQPEAVLQCDDIPVPDPGPGELLVRTQALPLNLNDMERITGGNMMVTPELPLVPGMEVQGIVERGGEGVEDWAGRRVVAMTKQATGGWAEFAICPAVSAFDVPDAIEGPEAGAFFFPFHLAGLGLWDRAELQAGETVLIHAAAGGTGAAAVQIARQAGARVIATVGSEAKAAFAKRLGADVTVRYREEDFTEVVLAETAGRGVDVVFDGVGEAVLDGSMKSLAYHGRYVMIGFASDKSVADAPSLVPRRIATGNFRLCGVLLAYAPEPLIPVMKKGMGWNFCPRSVGDGIHARILEGFAAGQLNPVLGRTADFDAIPREIQALFDRETMGRTVACWT; from the coding sequence ATGCGTGCCTGGCGTACCCATTCTTGGGGGCAACCCGAAGCGGTGTTGCAATGCGACGACATTCCCGTGCCCGATCCGGGACCGGGGGAACTGCTGGTCCGGACCCAGGCGCTCCCGCTCAACCTGAACGACATGGAGCGGATCACCGGCGGCAACATGATGGTGACGCCCGAGCTCCCGCTGGTGCCGGGAATGGAGGTCCAGGGCATCGTCGAGCGCGGAGGCGAGGGCGTCGAAGACTGGGCCGGCCGCCGCGTCGTCGCGATGACGAAGCAGGCGACCGGGGGCTGGGCCGAGTTCGCGATCTGCCCCGCCGTGTCCGCCTTCGATGTGCCCGACGCGATCGAAGGACCCGAGGCCGGCGCCTTCTTCTTCCCGTTCCACCTGGCGGGTCTCGGGCTCTGGGACCGCGCCGAGCTGCAGGCCGGCGAGACCGTCTTGATCCACGCGGCCGCCGGGGGGACGGGCGCGGCTGCCGTGCAGATCGCGAGGCAGGCGGGTGCCCGGGTGATCGCCACGGTGGGATCCGAGGCGAAGGCCGCGTTCGCAAAGCGCCTCGGTGCCGACGTGACCGTGCGTTACCGCGAGGAGGACTTCACCGAGGTCGTGCTCGCCGAAACGGCCGGACGCGGTGTCGACGTCGTCTTCGACGGCGTGGGCGAGGCCGTCCTGGATGGTTCGATGAAGAGTCTCGCCTACCACGGGCGCTACGTGATGATCGGGTTCGCCTCGGACAAGTCGGTCGCCGACGCCCCCTCCCTCGTGCCCCGGCGCATCGCCACCGGGAACTTCCGACTCTGCGGTGTCCTGCTCGCGTATGCGCCCGAGCCGCTGATCCCCGTGATGAAGAAAGGCATGGGTTGGAACTTCTGCCCGCGCTCGGTCGGAGACGGCATCCACGCGCGCATCCTCGAGGGGTTCGCGGCGGGCCAGCTCAACCCGGTACTCGGCAGGACCGCGGACTTCGACGCGATCCCGCGCGAGATCCAGGCCCTCTTCGACCGCGAGACGATGGGGCGCACCGTAGCCTGCTGGACCTAG
- a CDS encoding NAD-dependent epimerase/dehydratase family protein has translation MATIFLTGGSGFIGGAIAERLSREHRVIGLSRSERSDRSLEARGAEPCRGDLGDPGTLPEHDVTVHCAAYVEPWGSREDFWEANVEGTTRLLAAASRAGARRFVHMSTEAVLWYGQDLVDVDETHPYPERTPILYSETKAEAERRVLAANTEAFTTLALRPRFVWGPGDTTLVPSVKEMVEKGAFTWIDGGQAETSTTHIANLVHATELALERGEGGRAYFVTDGENHRFADFLPRLMATAGVTLPSRSVPGWLVGPLAAAIESTWRILGLSSEPPLTRHAAGLLRCTCTLRDERARNELGYTPVVAVDEALEQLGAKEGARS, from the coding sequence ATGGCGACAATCTTCTTGACTGGCGGCTCGGGCTTCATCGGCGGCGCCATCGCCGAGCGGCTGTCCCGCGAGCACCGCGTGATCGGACTGTCCCGCTCGGAGCGAAGCGACCGCAGCCTCGAAGCGCGCGGAGCCGAACCCTGCCGCGGCGATCTCGGCGATCCGGGCACGCTGCCCGAGCACGACGTCACGGTCCACTGCGCGGCCTATGTCGAGCCCTGGGGCTCTCGCGAGGATTTCTGGGAGGCGAACGTCGAGGGCACCACGCGGCTGCTCGCCGCCGCGTCCCGCGCCGGCGCGCGCCGCTTCGTGCACATGAGCACCGAGGCGGTGCTCTGGTACGGACAGGATCTCGTCGACGTCGACGAGACCCATCCCTACCCGGAACGCACGCCGATCCTCTACTCGGAAACCAAGGCAGAAGCCGAGCGCCGCGTGCTCGCCGCGAATACCGAGGCGTTCACGACCCTCGCACTGCGCCCGCGCTTCGTCTGGGGCCCCGGCGACACCACCCTCGTTCCATCGGTGAAGGAGATGGTCGAGAAGGGTGCGTTCACCTGGATCGACGGCGGGCAGGCCGAAACCTCCACCACCCACATCGCCAACCTCGTCCACGCCACAGAACTGGCGCTCGAACGCGGCGAAGGCGGCCGCGCCTACTTCGTGACCGACGGAGAGAACCACCGCTTCGCCGACTTCCTGCCGCGCCTGATGGCCACCGCGGGCGTCACGCTCCCGTCGCGGTCGGTTCCCGGTTGGCTCGTCGGTCCACTCGCCGCCGCGATCGAGTCGACCTGGCGCATCCTGGGCCTCTCCTCGGAACCTCCGCTCACCCGACACGCCGCCGGACTCCTCCGCTGCACCTGCACCCTGCGCGACGAGCGCGCCCGCAACGAGCTCGGCTACACGCCGGTCGTCGCCGTCGACGAGGCCCTCGAACAACTCGGAGCGAAGGAAGGAGCGCGATCCTGA
- a CDS encoding HDOD domain-containing protein yields MATEPLANYLDRASGDLPTIPKIASEVIEAIEDPEATLDDVRVLIEQDAALSARVLKVSNSSLYSFATEIRGLEQALSLLGSRTVKNLIMASAMRAAYAEFGTMEQLLWTHSAAAGPVCSALAKQVGGVDQDEAFTAGLLHDIGKAALANSHREEYESVVTRVREENARFSVAEREQFGFDHTELGAEVARRWELPESLVAVIAHHHDPEPPDAPAAVVRLTALVSVTTACLSRLGSGRHTPIEALDPTQIWGWEALALDPAQLDDILAMCEERIEASQSLCS; encoded by the coding sequence ATGGCGACAGAACCGTTGGCGAACTATCTCGACCGGGCTTCGGGCGATCTTCCGACCATTCCCAAGATCGCCTCGGAGGTGATCGAGGCGATCGAAGATCCGGAGGCGACCCTCGACGACGTGCGGGTCCTGATCGAACAGGACGCCGCCCTGTCGGCGCGAGTCCTCAAGGTGTCGAACTCGTCGCTCTACAGCTTCGCGACCGAGATCCGCGGCCTCGAGCAGGCGCTCTCGCTGCTGGGAAGCCGCACGGTCAAGAACCTGATCATGGCGTCGGCCATGCGCGCGGCGTACGCCGAGTTCGGAACGATGGAGCAGCTGCTCTGGACCCACTCGGCGGCGGCCGGGCCCGTGTGCTCCGCGCTGGCGAAGCAGGTCGGCGGCGTGGATCAGGACGAGGCGTTCACCGCGGGCCTCTTGCACGACATCGGCAAGGCCGCGCTCGCCAACAGTCACCGCGAAGAGTACGAGTCCGTCGTCACGCGGGTGCGCGAGGAGAACGCGCGGTTCTCGGTCGCCGAGCGCGAGCAGTTCGGTTTCGACCACACCGAGCTCGGGGCCGAGGTGGCACGGCGTTGGGAACTCCCCGAGAGCCTCGTCGCCGTGATCGCCCATCACCACGACCCGGAGCCGCCGGACGCCCCGGCCGCCGTGGTGCGGTTGACCGCACTGGTCAGCGTCACGACTGCCTGTCTGTCGCGGCTCGGCTCGGGCCGGCATACCCCCATCGAGGCGCTCGACCCCACCCAGATCTGGGGTTGGGAGGCACTCGCGCTCGATCCGGCACAGCTGGACGACATCCTCGCGATGTGTGAAGAGCGCATCGAGGCGTCCCAGTCGCTGTGTAGCTAG
- a CDS encoding ATPase, T2SS/T4P/T4SS family, which yields MAEGAPKKTQRLGDLLVGAGLVTDDQLKIALAEQARTGSKLGQILVDLGIASDEAISQAVASQNGVEHYDLERVTFEPAAVRCVPEGVARRHILVPISLNKDKLLVAMANPADIMAIDEIERTSDLYVESASASRSQILRALDRVYSSGARNESALEAAIRRATADHDDSDDAASEGGVIGLVEEILAISFRKEATDLHLEPDTHVVRVRFRIDGELVPGPTLVASLLQPIVARIKILAGLDISEKRLPQDGKIRFPYQNRSIDLRVSTFPCIEGESVVIRILDRNRQKLGLVDIGLSESQVETLTEATRRPNGLVLAAGPTGSGKTTTLYALLRAMDTATRKVVTLEDPVEYELPLSAQCQINEKAGLTFASGLRAILRHDPDVILVGEMRDQETCQMAFRASLTGHLVLSTIHTNDSLRSVSRLVDIGVAPFMIASCLAAVSAQRLVRLVCGHCKEEYVPQEHELEAAGIPVGTPGTFVRGAGCDRCHETGMRGREALFEVLRVTPAVAAVIGAGGRIDELESVASSEGLVTFREQAQRSALAGRLPLEEVARVTAEY from the coding sequence GTGGCAGAAGGGGCTCCGAAGAAGACACAGCGACTCGGCGATCTCCTCGTCGGGGCCGGGTTGGTCACCGATGACCAGCTCAAGATCGCTCTGGCCGAACAGGCCCGGACCGGGAGCAAGCTCGGCCAGATTCTGGTCGATCTCGGGATCGCGAGCGACGAGGCGATCAGTCAGGCCGTCGCTTCCCAGAACGGGGTCGAGCACTACGACCTCGAGCGGGTGACCTTCGAGCCGGCGGCGGTGCGCTGTGTTCCCGAGGGCGTCGCGCGGCGTCACATCCTCGTTCCGATCAGCCTGAACAAGGACAAGCTCCTCGTCGCCATGGCGAATCCCGCCGACATCATGGCGATCGACGAGATCGAGCGGACCAGCGACCTCTACGTCGAGTCGGCGTCCGCGAGCCGTTCCCAGATCCTGCGCGCCCTCGACCGCGTCTATTCGAGTGGTGCACGCAACGAGTCGGCGCTCGAGGCCGCCATCCGGCGGGCGACCGCCGACCACGATGACAGCGACGATGCGGCCTCCGAAGGCGGGGTGATCGGCCTGGTCGAGGAGATCCTCGCGATCTCCTTCCGGAAGGAGGCGACCGACCTCCATCTCGAGCCCGATACCCACGTGGTGCGCGTGCGCTTCCGGATCGACGGGGAGCTCGTGCCGGGCCCGACCCTGGTGGCCAGCCTGCTCCAACCCATCGTCGCCCGGATCAAGATCCTGGCCGGCCTCGACATCTCGGAGAAGCGGCTTCCCCAGGACGGGAAGATCCGCTTCCCGTATCAGAACCGCTCGATCGACCTGCGTGTCTCCACCTTCCCGTGCATCGAAGGCGAGAGCGTGGTGATCCGGATTCTCGATCGGAACCGCCAGAAGCTCGGACTCGTCGACATCGGTCTGTCCGAATCCCAGGTGGAGACGCTCACGGAAGCGACGCGACGGCCGAACGGACTCGTGCTCGCCGCGGGCCCTACGGGCAGCGGCAAGACGACCACGCTCTATGCGCTGCTGCGCGCGATGGATACCGCGACGCGGAAGGTGGTCACCCTCGAAGATCCGGTCGAGTACGAGCTGCCCCTGTCGGCCCAGTGCCAGATCAACGAAAAGGCGGGGCTCACCTTCGCGTCGGGTCTGCGGGCGATCCTGCGCCACGACCCGGACGTGATCCTGGTCGGCGAGATGCGCGACCAGGAGACCTGCCAGATGGCGTTCCGCGCCTCGCTGACGGGTCACCTCGTGCTCTCCACGATCCACACCAACGACTCGCTGCGCAGCGTGTCGCGACTCGTCGACATCGGCGTCGCGCCGTTCATGATCGCGAGCTGTCTGGCGGCGGTGAGCGCCCAGCGTCTGGTGCGCCTGGTTTGCGGTCACTGCAAGGAGGAGTACGTCCCCCAGGAGCACGAGCTCGAGGCGGCCGGCATCCCGGTGGGAACGCCCGGCACCTTCGTGCGCGGCGCCGGCTGTGATCGCTGCCACGAAACCGGCATGCGCGGACGCGAGGCCCTCTTCGAGGTGCTGCGCGTGACGCCTGCGGTCGCTGCGGTGATCGGCGCGGGCGGCCGCATCGACGAACTCGAGAGCGTGGCGTCGAGCGAGGGTCTCGTGACCTTCCGCGAACAGGCCCAGCGAAGTGCCCTGGCCGGGCGACTTCCCCTCGAAGAAGTCGCTCGCGTGACGGCGGAGTACTGA
- a CDS encoding type II secretion system F family protein, whose protein sequence is MPRYQFEARGAGGAVVRGVEFAPDELSLDRMLADSDLLLIRATHKPAREGRGSSTRALIDFCYHLAIVSESGIPLIQGLRDLSEGDHPMQTVIADVARRVESGETLSASLAEHPAEFPELMVGLVRAGEESGTLDRVLHDLAKHLEWREDLARQIRVASMYPALVVVGICGLGFVLGAFVLPQFLKIFDELGATLPPTTRALVFLHAFFRDYWWLAFGGLAGLGFGGWLALKNPVIRHRFDQTVLRLPLLGKLALMIDMSRFAHNLGTLLASGMPILRALAMVEDVVSNRAIRDALARGRDRVEQGATLTDALGRSDILPPLVMRMLSVGEVSGRLDESLERVASYYDREVPAIVERAIAVFNMVALLALGAALVTIALSIFAPLYQAMGELSEV, encoded by the coding sequence ATGCCGCGGTACCAGTTCGAAGCGCGCGGTGCCGGAGGGGCCGTGGTGAGGGGCGTCGAGTTCGCGCCCGACGAGCTCTCCCTCGACCGGATGCTCGCCGACAGCGATCTCCTGCTGATCCGGGCGACTCACAAACCCGCGCGAGAAGGGCGGGGTTCGTCGACGCGCGCCCTGATCGACTTCTGTTACCACCTCGCGATCGTCTCCGAGTCGGGGATCCCGCTGATCCAGGGGCTGCGCGATCTCTCGGAAGGCGATCACCCGATGCAGACGGTGATCGCCGACGTCGCGCGTCGGGTCGAATCGGGCGAGACCCTCTCGGCCTCACTCGCCGAGCACCCCGCCGAGTTCCCCGAGCTGATGGTGGGTCTCGTGCGCGCGGGCGAAGAGAGCGGAACGCTGGACCGCGTCCTTCACGACCTCGCGAAGCACCTGGAGTGGCGCGAGGACCTGGCGCGGCAGATCCGCGTCGCCTCGATGTACCCCGCGCTCGTGGTCGTCGGGATCTGCGGGCTCGGTTTCGTGCTGGGCGCCTTCGTGCTGCCCCAGTTCCTGAAGATCTTCGACGAGCTCGGCGCGACCCTGCCGCCCACCACGCGGGCGCTGGTCTTCCTCCACGCGTTCTTTCGCGACTACTGGTGGCTGGCCTTCGGGGGGCTCGCCGGTCTGGGCTTCGGCGGGTGGCTCGCGCTCAAGAATCCGGTGATTCGCCACCGCTTCGACCAGACCGTGCTGCGCCTGCCCCTGCTCGGGAAGCTCGCGTTGATGATCGATATGTCGCGCTTCGCGCACAATCTGGGGACGCTCCTCGCATCGGGGATGCCGATCTTGCGTGCCCTGGCGATGGTCGAGGACGTGGTCTCGAACCGCGCGATCCGCGACGCGTTGGCGCGGGGCCGCGATCGGGTCGAGCAAGGCGCCACGCTGACGGACGCGCTCGGTCGCAGTGACATCCTGCCGCCGCTGGTGATGCGGATGCTGTCGGTGGGCGAGGTCTCCGGACGTCTCGACGAATCCCTCGAACGGGTGGCCAGCTACTACGACCGGGAGGTTCCGGCGATCGTCGAACGCGCGATCGCCGTCTTCAACATGGTGGCGCTGCTCGCGCTGGGCGCCGCGCTCGTGACGATCGCCCTGTCGATCTTCGCTCCGCTCTACCAGGCGATGGGAGAGCTCAGTGAGGTCTGA
- a CDS encoding prepilin-type N-terminal cleavage/methylation domain-containing protein has product MRSDLRARRVLGFSLLEMLVALVLLSVLAGATAPLALTHIRNQRLRTTLDRMTRVVVGMAGDPQRASHGYLGDMGALPAVLDDLNARGAAPFYAIDPNDGVGAGYNGPYVVQAGAAGAEFVDAWGTGFGYVAGTAQVTSAGPDRQFGTADDLAMPGDAPVTSGSVTVNLTGVPNDGSPECVLGEDDANVFVSRSVAGTRNELQIAGPVGSGGPFVGTGLHNGLHGLRVTGQGDFAGASVRDVIEVRSGAVQRRVTLIQPTGLPAGC; this is encoded by the coding sequence GTGAGGTCTGATCTGCGCGCGCGGCGTGTCCTGGGCTTCTCGCTCCTCGAGATGCTCGTGGCCCTGGTGCTCCTGTCGGTGCTGGCCGGGGCAACGGCGCCGCTCGCGCTCACCCACATTCGCAACCAGCGTCTGCGCACCACCCTGGATCGCATGACGCGGGTCGTGGTCGGCATGGCCGGCGATCCCCAGCGGGCGTCCCACGGCTATCTCGGCGACATGGGCGCGCTTCCGGCGGTCCTCGACGATCTCAACGCGCGCGGGGCAGCGCCCTTCTACGCGATCGATCCGAACGACGGCGTGGGCGCGGGCTACAACGGTCCCTACGTGGTCCAGGCCGGCGCTGCCGGTGCCGAGTTCGTGGACGCCTGGGGCACGGGCTTTGGCTACGTCGCGGGTACCGCGCAGGTCACCAGTGCCGGTCCCGACCGCCAGTTCGGAACGGCCGACGATCTCGCGATGCCGGGCGACGCGCCCGTGACCAGTGGCTCGGTGACCGTGAACCTGACCGGCGTCCCGAACGACGGCAGTCCCGAGTGCGTGCTCGGCGAGGACGACGCGAACGTCTTCGTGTCGCGGTCCGTCGCCGGGACCCGGAACGAACTGCAGATCGCGGGCCCGGTCGGGTCGGGCGGCCCGTTCGTCGGCACGGGTCTGCACAACGGTCTGCACGGTCTGCGCGTGACGGGGCAGGGCGACTTCGCGGGCGCCTCGGTGCGCGACGTCATCGAAGTGCGCAGCGGCGCGGTCCAACGTCGGGTCACTCTGATCCAGCCGACCGGCCTACCGGCGGGGTGTTGA
- a CDS encoding secretin N-terminal domain-containing protein: protein MTWLLVAFLGCATTGPEPEVASTEAPEAAPSPVEPPGFSPRTVTIPDEAPRPPAFRLLEERRFSLNVQDAPLRGVLLGLGRDSAFNTVVEPGVVGSVTADFEDVSLREILDQLLRPRGYRYVLEGNILRVYRTERGTRIYKVDYPNYSRSGSSDLTISGAIAAQPQVGEGGGSTSAAEDTSTSGVQTTQVLDFWKEVEEGLRGIVFGSIDGEEDADEEDAVPDAVDVPDRSVVVARQAGLITVTAEPEVLRDVEHYLREVSLSTERQVLIDVQILEIDLGDDLSLGVDWDVAVGLGRNVDGSIGRGAGLDPAFLAQDLAPALLNGGFMFGIVHEEFSAAVNAIADQRDVRVVSTPRLATLNNHKALIKVVRNEIFFIAEVNAEVVDQVGVAQVTEFTPQIVPVGVTLDITPQISDDDRITMHLHPSISEIVDIVTQPSGSPLLDATGSLPVIDLRETDTVMRVDDGSTILIGGLIQSREIERQAKVPVFGDIPWLGQAFRQSNVEHERTELVILVTPRILDAPMISRLRDNARDSFAVLEALRERRLAEGPWWRRPIGESYGVEFDDVLP, encoded by the coding sequence TTGACGTGGCTCCTGGTCGCGTTCCTGGGGTGCGCGACGACGGGTCCCGAACCCGAAGTGGCCTCGACGGAAGCACCCGAAGCGGCGCCGAGCCCGGTCGAGCCGCCCGGATTCTCGCCGCGGACGGTGACGATTCCGGACGAAGCGCCCCGACCGCCGGCGTTTCGGCTGCTCGAGGAGCGCCGGTTCTCGTTGAACGTCCAGGACGCGCCGCTCCGTGGCGTGCTGTTGGGCCTGGGTCGCGACAGCGCGTTCAACACGGTGGTCGAGCCGGGCGTCGTCGGCAGCGTGACGGCCGACTTCGAAGACGTCTCGCTGCGCGAGATCCTCGACCAGCTGCTGCGCCCGCGCGGTTACCGCTACGTCCTCGAGGGCAACATCCTGCGCGTGTACCGCACCGAGCGGGGCACCCGCATCTACAAGGTCGACTACCCGAACTACTCCCGGAGCGGCAGCTCGGATCTCACCATCTCCGGCGCCATCGCGGCCCAACCCCAGGTCGGGGAGGGCGGCGGCAGCACCTCCGCCGCGGAGGACACCAGTACTTCGGGCGTGCAGACGACTCAGGTCCTCGACTTCTGGAAGGAGGTCGAAGAAGGCCTGCGCGGCATCGTCTTCGGTTCGATCGACGGCGAAGAGGATGCAGACGAGGAAGACGCCGTCCCGGACGCGGTCGACGTGCCGGATCGCAGCGTCGTGGTCGCGCGTCAGGCAGGCTTGATCACGGTCACGGCCGAGCCCGAGGTCCTGCGCGACGTCGAACACTATCTGCGCGAGGTCTCGCTCTCGACCGAGCGCCAGGTGCTGATCGACGTGCAGATCCTCGAGATCGATCTCGGCGACGACCTGTCGCTCGGCGTCGACTGGGACGTGGCCGTCGGCCTCGGCCGCAACGTCGATGGCAGCATCGGGCGAGGCGCGGGCCTCGACCCGGCGTTCCTCGCTCAGGACCTGGCCCCGGCGCTGCTGAATGGCGGCTTCATGTTCGGGATCGTGCACGAGGAGTTCAGCGCCGCCGTGAACGCGATCGCCGACCAGCGCGACGTGCGCGTCGTGTCGACACCCCGACTCGCAACGCTCAACAACCACAAGGCACTGATCAAGGTCGTTCGCAACGAGATCTTCTTCATCGCCGAGGTGAACGCCGAGGTCGTCGACCAGGTGGGTGTCGCCCAGGTCACCGAGTTCACCCCCCAGATCGTGCCCGTGGGGGTCACCCTCGACATCACGCCGCAGATCTCGGACGACGATCGCATCACGATGCATCTGCACCCGAGCATCTCGGAGATCGTGGACATCGTGACCCAGCCGTCGGGAAGCCCCCTGCTGGATGCGACGGGCAGCCTGCCGGTCATCGATCTGCGCGAGACGGACACGGTCATGCGCGTCGACGACGGCTCCACGATCCTGATCGGGGGCCTGATTCAGAGCCGCGAGATCGAGCGCCAGGCGAAGGTGCCGGTGTTCGGCGACATCCCCTGGCTCGGCCAGGCGTTCCGCCAGTCCAATGTGGAACACGAGCGCACCGAGCTCGTGATCCTCGTGACGCCGCGGATCCTGGACGCCCCGATGATCAGTCGCCTGCGCGACAACGCCCGCGACTCCTTCGCGGTGCTCGAAGCGCTGCGCGAGCGACGCCTCGCGGAAGGCCCGTGGTGGAGGCGTCCGATCGGCGAGTCCTACGGAGTGGAGTTCGATGATGTCCTGCCTTAG
- a CDS encoding tetratricopeptide repeat protein translates to MSPAVMAGAVERERVRLDSLERSEADFKLGVAAQRRGHLDAAAEAYAKAVERDPSFVEAMVNLARVRAAEGRFDQADEWLDRASLVRDDYPDIAAARGLVALGRGDAKLAVSELTRARVVEPDDVEVLINLGAALIEAGLWLEAIGHLDRAARLDTTRSAAVLNLALAHDHRGDAARAAFHYRRYLDLVSPGDPEREAVEARLERLAGRVPHAVKAKAPPEEASEGNTPPDINPTRTAGR, encoded by the coding sequence TTGTCGCCGGCTGTGATGGCGGGGGCCGTCGAGCGCGAGCGGGTCCGCCTCGATTCCCTCGAGCGGAGCGAGGCCGACTTCAAGCTCGGCGTCGCCGCCCAGCGGCGCGGTCACCTCGATGCGGCCGCGGAGGCCTATGCGAAGGCGGTCGAGCGCGACCCGTCCTTCGTCGAAGCCATGGTGAACCTCGCGCGCGTTCGCGCCGCCGAGGGACGCTTCGACCAGGCGGACGAGTGGCTCGATCGCGCGTCGCTCGTGCGGGACGACTATCCGGACATCGCGGCGGCACGCGGCCTGGTCGCCCTCGGGCGCGGCGACGCGAAGCTCGCGGTGAGTGAGTTGACCCGGGCGCGCGTGGTGGAACCCGACGACGTCGAGGTGCTCATCAACCTCGGCGCTGCGCTGATCGAGGCGGGCCTCTGGCTCGAGGCGATCGGGCATCTCGATCGCGCCGCGCGCCTCGACACCACCCGCAGTGCGGCGGTGTTGAACCTCGCGCTCGCCCACGATCACCGCGGCGACGCGGCCCGCGCCGCCTTCCACTACCGCCGCTACCTCGACCTCGTGTCGCCGGGTGACCCGGAGCGCGAGGCGGTCGAGGCGCGTCTGGAACGACTCGCCGGGCGTGTTCCGCACGCCGTCAAGGCAAAGGCCCCGCCCGAGGAAGCCTCGGAAGGAAACACCCCCCCCGACATCAACCCAACGAGGACCGCCGGCAGATAG
- a CDS encoding prepilin-type N-terminal cleavage/methylation domain-containing protein has product MQSLNAAPERHRAGFTLIEILVGVAILAILSAALTPLVIKYVNDGRRARALSDSQILGQAIRAFNLDTGIWPVSSDGNINDGGEVSRLVGLPAGFGGADIPNGANVATGDDNWDGGGSGGAAQPIEDHLIFNRTATVDPLYPVSASPPQPPGWNGPYLDRVPLDPWGRPFVCNVRYLQNANVNGTTQAERDQHAVWCLSAGPNGVWETAFDDGTEIENNPGGDDIGAVIQGNRNRN; this is encoded by the coding sequence ATGCAATCCTTGAACGCAGCGCCCGAGCGTCACCGCGCGGGTTTCACGCTGATCGAGATCCTGGTGGGTGTCGCCATCCTGGCGATCCTGTCGGCGGCGCTCACGCCGCTCGTGATCAAGTACGTGAACGACGGACGGCGCGCCCGCGCGCTCTCCGACAGTCAGATCCTCGGGCAGGCCATCCGGGCCTTCAATCTCGATACCGGGATCTGGCCGGTCAGCAGTGACGGCAACATCAACGACGGCGGCGAGGTCTCGCGGCTCGTAGGTCTGCCCGCCGGCTTCGGAGGCGCGGACATCCCGAACGGCGCCAACGTGGCGACGGGTGACGACAACTGGGACGGCGGCGGTTCGGGCGGAGCCGCCCAGCCGATCGAGGATCACCTGATCTTCAATCGAACGGCGACCGTCGACCCGCTCTATCCGGTGAGCGCTTCGCCCCCGCAGCCGCCGGGCTGGAACGGTCCCTACCTGGATCGGGTGCCGCTCGATCCCTGGGGTCGCCCGTTCGTGTGCAACGTCCGGTACCTCCAGAACGCGAACGTCAACGGCACCACCCAGGCCGAGCGCGACCAGCACGCGGTCTGGTGTCTGTCGGCGGGCCCGAACGGCGTCTGGGAGACCGCGTTCGACGACGGCACCGAGATCGAGAACAACCCGGGCGGCGACGACATCGGCGCCGTGATCCAGGGCAACCGCAACCGCAACTAG
- a CDS encoding nitroreductase family deazaflavin-dependent oxidoreductase, with amino-acid sequence MAQGEMTEREFKTLRRFIKPYSNLNVRMYRWTSGRIMGKFQGYDVMLVNMTGAKSGEPRTVPLMYVPHNDGVIVVASQGGAPKEPVWANNLRAHPEIEVQYKSQVMPLRAREVDDAEKAEVWPTCVKYYPPFEDYQARTKRNIPVFVCEPR; translated from the coding sequence ATGGCCCAAGGCGAGATGACCGAACGCGAGTTCAAGACCCTGCGGCGCTTCATCAAGCCCTACTCGAACTTGAACGTCCGCATGTACCGATGGACCTCGGGTCGCATCATGGGCAAGTTCCAGGGCTACGACGTCATGCTGGTGAACATGACGGGCGCGAAGAGCGGCGAGCCCCGTACCGTCCCGCTGATGTACGTCCCCCACAACGATGGCGTGATCGTGGTGGCGTCCCAGGGCGGCGCTCCGAAGGAGCCGGTCTGGGCGAACAACCTGCGCGCGCACCCCGAGATCGAGGTGCAGTACAAGAGCCAGGTGATGCCCTTGCGGGCACGTGAGGTCGACGACGCCGAGAAGGCCGAGGTGTGGCCGACCTGCGTGAAGTACTACCCGCCCTTCGAGGACTATCAGGCGCGGACCAAGCGCAACATTCCCGTCTTCGTCTGCGAGCCGCGCTAG